The genomic window CAGTCTGTTAGTGTTTACCAATTATACAATTGGGGAAAAATTGTAGGATTAATTAAAGTTTGGCTTATCGCTAGGAACACTGCAAAAATTGAGGCATTTTTATAGCGATACTAAAGCAGAACTAGAAAATGTATCGTTAATGGCAGCGTAGGAAAAAAAGCAGCCGTCAAACAAGATAGCTGTTTTGGGAGTAAATAAGCTACAATCTATTAAGGATTCTTTACAGATAGACAATTTTGGTAAGAACTCTGTTAAAGAACACCAGCCCTTATAAAAACTAAGTTCTTAGTCCTTAATTTATGACGATTCCCATTCGCAACGTTGCTATTATCGCTCACGTCGATCACGGCAAAACGACGCTCGTTGATGCTCTATTGAGACAATCTGGCATATTCCGAGAAGGGGAAGAAGTCATTGATTGCGTGATGGACTCCAATGCTCTAGAAAGAGAGCGGGGCATTACAATTTTGTCTAAAAATACCGCCGTTCGCTACAAAGACACGTTAGTTAATATTATCGATACTCCCGGACACGCTGATTTTGGCGGAGAAGTTGAGCGCGTACTAGGGATGGTAGATGGTTGCATCTTGATTGTAGATGCCAACGAAGGTCCTATGCCTCAAACTCGCTTTGTACTGAAAAAAGCTTTAGAAAAAGGACTACGCCCGATTGTAGTAGTCAATAAAATAGACCGACCTCAAGCTGACCCTCACGGTTCTGTTGATAAAGTATTAGATTTATTCTTAGAACTAGGCGCAGATGATGACCAGTGTGAGTTTCCTTACTTATTTGCGTCGGGACTTGCTGGCTACGCTAAAGACGATTTAGAGCATGAATCGGCGGATATGCAGCCGCTATTTAATGCGATTTTGCGCCACGTACCGCCACCGGTGGGCGATGTAAACAAGCCCTTGCAGTTGCAAGTAACAACTCTAGATTATTCCGACTATCTAGGACGCATCATTATCGGCAAAATCCACAATGGCGTAATTCGTTCTGGACAGCAAGCAGCTTTAATTGTTGAATCTGGGGCAATTGTTAAAGGTAAAATCAGCAAATTGATGGGCTTTGAAGGATTAAAGCGCATCGATTTAGAAGAAGCCACCGCCGGAAATATCGTTGCTGTAGCTGGTTTTGCCGAGGCAAATATTGGTGAAACCATTACTTGTCCCAACGATCCGCAAGCTTTGCCATTAATTAAAGTAGACGAACCAACATTGCAGATGACTTTCTCTGTAAATGATTCGCCTTTTGCGGGACAAGAAGGTAAATTAGTTACATCAAGACAAGTACGCGATCGCTTGTTTAGAGAATTAGAAACAAACGTTGCTTTGCGTGTCGAAGAAACCGATTCCCCAGACAAATTTTCAGTTTGCGGTAGAGGTGAATTACACTTAGGAATTTTAATTGAAACTATGCGCCGCGAAGGTTACGAGTTTCAAGTATCCCAGCCACAAGTTATTTACCGCGAAGTCAACGGACAACCTTGCGAACCTTACGAATGTTTGGTATTAGACGTACCAGAGGAAGGCGTAGGTAGCTGCATCGAACGTCTAGGACAGCGTAAAGGTGAAATGCAAGATATGCAGGTGGGTGGTAACGGACGCACGCAACTAGAATTTGTCATTCCCGCACGTGGATTAGTTGGTTTTAGGGGCGAATTTATGCGCCTAACTCGCGGTGATGGCATTATGAATCACAGCTTCTTAGATTATCGTCCTTTATCTGGCGATATTGAAGCCAGGCGTAATGGCGTGTTGATTTCCTTTGAAGAAGGGGTTTCTACTTTCTATGCGATGAAAAACGCTGAAGATCGAGGTATATTTTTCATTCACCCGACTACAAAAGTCTACAAAGGGATGATTGTCGGCGAACACAATCGCCCCCAAGACTTAGAACTAAATATCTGCAAAACCAAACAGCTAACAAACCATCGCGCGGCGGGTGGTGATGAATTGGTACAGTTGCAAACACCTGTGGATATGAGCCTAGAGAGAGCTTTAGAGTATATTGGCCCAGAGGAATTAGTGGAAGTAACTCCTAAATCTATTCGTCTGCGTAAAGTAAGTAAAAAGCTAGTTAAACGATAACTCTTGACTTAGCTGGTAGTCTATAAAGGTGGGTAATACCCACCTTTGTTGTAAGCATCTACCAATTATGAGTATTGCCAACCGTTTTAACAATTGGCTAGAAACTTACGCCGTTAAACCGGATTATAGTGGCTGGGTATTAGCTGGGGTAGCAATATGTTTTTTTGGTGCAGCGATAAATACTATGGCTGGGTGGCTGTACGTAATTAGTGGCTTAAGTTTTGCGATTTTAGGCATAGCCATTGTCTTACCAAAACGCGCTCTAAGCGGAATTTCTATTCGTCGCCAATCTATTCAACCCGTAAGCGTTGGGGATGAATTAACTATTGAATTAGAAATAAATAACCAAACATCTCAACCAAAGACTTTATTGCAAATCCAAGATATTTTACCTTTTGTTTTGGGAAACCCTGTAAAAACAGCGATAGAGGTAATCGCCCCGAAAACTTCCTACCATTGGGTTTATGGGCTACGTGCGTCGCGCCGGGGGGTGTATCTGTGGCAAAATGTGGTACTGCGGACGGCGGCGCCTTTGGGTTTATTTTGGTGTCGGCGCGATCGCCATTCGACCGCCAAAGCGATCGTTTATCCTCATGTATTTACCCTCACTCACTGCCCTTTAATCGATGAAATTGGACTTGAAGACAAGCTGCAAGCAGACAGTCAAAAGCGCTCCCAGTCCTCCAATTCTGGCATTACCCGCAGTTTGCGCCCTTACCGCATGGGGGACGCTATTCGTCTAATTCACTGGCGTACTAGCGCCCGTTATGGCGAACTAAGAGTACGAGAACTAGAAGTAATTACAAGCGGACAAGAAATAGTGATTTGTTTAGATAGTGGGGGATCTTGGCAAAGTGATAATTTTGAACAAGCTGTGACGGCGGCGGCTTCTTTGTATTTTTATGCAGTGTTAAAACAGTTGAATGTAAAATTGTGGACGGCGAGTACAGGATTGATTAGAGGCGATCGCACAGTTTTAGAAGCTTTAGCTGCAACAAACGCCACCGAAGACACTATTAATAGCAATTTGCCGCCTTATCCCTTAATTTGGCTAAGTGAAAATTCCCAAACTCTAAATAGTCTTCCTCCTGGTAGTCGCTGGGTACTATGGCTTAATAGTTCTCAAACTTCCAACTTAGAAAGTCGCCAGTTACCAGGGTTAACAATTCAAGCAGAACAATCGCTGCAACTACAATTACAAAAACCCTTAATTTGACTGACGTGCGATCGCATCTCCGCTAAAATGCTTAAATAGCAATTCCCCCTAACAAGCACTTTTACTATGGATTCAAAAGAAAATTCCAAACTATCCACCGATAAAAATCTCGAAGCCATGTGGCAATTTTCCCAAACTTACGCCAAACGCACGGGAACTTATTTTTGCTCCGAATCTTCAGTAACGGCGGTAGTTATCGAAGGACTTGCCAAACACAAAGACGATTTGGGCGCACCTCTATGTCCTTGTCGCCATTATGAAGACAAAGAAGCCGAAGTCCATGCTACCTTTTGGAATTGCCCTTGCGTACCGATGCGGGAGCGTAAAGAGTGCCATTGTATGCTGTTTCTTACCCCAGATAATGATTTTGCTGGCGAAAAGCAAGATATATCTCTAGAGGAAATTAAAATTGTAAGAGAAACTATGGGTTAAGAAAATTAGTTAATTTTGGTACGTCTAACCAACGGCGAGTTTGGTGGGATTGATGGGCAATATCCATCAATAACTGACTGTAGACTCCTTCTTTTAAGGAGGGTGGGAAGGAAATACCGCGATCGATTGCTTGTACCCAATTGTCTACAACGCGAATAAAAGGGGCAATGCGTCCATCAGTATAGGTTTGTTCAAACGCTAGACGCTGGGGAATTTCTAGTTCCGTTAAAGGTTCTCCAGCCAAGCTTGCCCAGACATGAAACCCATGCACGTAATCTTTTTGATTATTGCTGCCTAATACTAACGTACCGCGATCGCCATAAACTTCCACCCAATGCCCCCGTCCTTGGTAAGTACAGGCGCTAATAGTAATCTGGCAAGGAACACCGTTAGCAAGTTCTAGCATGAGCATACAGCTATCGTCAGCATCCACAGGTTGCATTTTACCAGTGCGATCAGGGCGCAAACTTACGGCGGTACTTAAATGAGCGCACAATCTTTCTACATCGCCAAATAGCCAGCTAATATAATCAAAACTATGAGAACCCAAAGCACCCAACGCACCCCCGCCTAAATCTCTCCGGGCGTACCAGTTCCAGGGCTTTGTAGCGTCGGCGCGGCTAGGAACTAACCAATCTATCTTTATTAGGCGTTGTTGCCCTACGTAGCCTGTGGCGAGGAGTTCCGCTAAATACTGCCACGCGGGGACAAACCGAAATTCAAAATCCATTGTTGCCACAACGTTCTGTTTTAAGCCGATGTTATATAATTCTCGTGCTTCCAAAGCCGATAATGTTGTCGGTTTTTCTAGTAATAAATGCTTTCCTGCTTGCAATACACTTTTTGCCATTTCGTAATGCAAAAATGGCGGCGTAGAAATACTCACAGCTTGGACTTCTTTTAAACCAACAACTTCCTCAATGCTGGTGCAAAAGTGAGGAATATTATGAGTTTGGGCAATACTTTCAGCCTTAGCGCCATCTTGGTTATAAACGGCGACAACTTGAATAGATGGATGTGCTTGCAAGCCAGGAATATGAACTTTTTGACCGAATCCCGTACCGACTACAGCTACATTAATTGGCGATCGCATAGATTGACGTTAGGGCAAGAACAATCTATATTTTGAACCTCTAAGGCCGCAAAAATGCAATGTCTAGCGCTGATTTCTGACGACGGTAGGTTGAAAATTTTTAAATTGAGTAGTGGTTGGCTGATAGGTCACTTCATAAGCAGCCGAACTTTTAGACTCGATTGCTTCTAGATTGAACCTATAACCGACATTACGCACCGTTTGCACTATACTCGGCGATCTAGCATCTATTTCAATTTTTTTGCGTAACGACAAAACGTGAGTATCAATAGTCCGGGGGTTGTCGATAGCATCGGGCCAAGCGCGGCGGAGCAATTCAGAACGACTCAAAGCTTCTCCATTAGCTTGAGCTAGTACATACAATAAGCTAAATTCTTGGGGAGTTAAATCTACAAATTCGCCTTGAAAGCGGATGCGGCGCTGGATTAGATCGATTTGCAAAGTACCGTAATCTAAATAAACCGGAGCTACAGGAGTTCGTTTGCGTCGCAACAGGGCTTCGACTCTTGCCATAAACTCTTGCATTCCAAAAGGTTTAGTTAAATAGTCATCAGCCCCCGCTTGCAAACCTGTAACTATATCTGCTTCCGTATTTCGCGCTGATAGCATCAAAATTAATGGTTGTTGTTGCAACTGCAACCACCGACAAAACTCTACCCCGTCACCATCCGGTAAATCGGAATCTATTACTACTAAAGTCGGTTGCTGGGTTAAAAATATTTCCCTACCTTGAGTTAGATTAGCGGATTGATACATTCGGTAGCCTAGTTGTTGTAAGTGCCAACTCAATAGACTTCGCAGATGCGGATTACCTTCAATAATTTCTATTGTAACCAAACCCACAGTTTACATTCCTTTGCGCTCTCACTCATCAACATAACAAAGCAAGCTCGTAGGTTTTGTAACCATCGTTACTCCTAACTACTGCTTTGCTGTAAAAGCGCCTACGGGCAAAAATCCTGTAGGCAAAGATTATTTACCTATAGGAGAAAAAGAAGCGGATTAGGGCTGAAAATCTTTAGTTAACTTAGGATTAACCCTAGGGGCATATTTTATAACCAGATTTATTTGATTACAATGTATTTATGTCACTAGCGCGATCGCTCTAGTTTCTGCTTAACTTTTGCGGTTAATCATTTTAGTTTTGTTGGCTGGTTGTTTTAGTAACAGGTAATTTAATAGAATTAGCTTTCTCTATATAATTGCCAATAATGTGAAAAAATTAAATACAAAGGCGATTAAATTTTCCCTTATGTACCATTTAATATTCCTTTACTCAATTTTTAATTATGTTACAAGACACTCAAACTATCCGTTTTTATCAAAGATTAACCGATGCTTTAGTTGAATTATGGCAAAGGGGTTATCGCTCGGACGATTTGCGTTTATTTCTAGATGGTTACTTAGCAGCTTTGCGCCAAACCCAAATAATTGAGCCTTATTTAATTCACCGTTTAGAAGAAGAAGCAACGCGATTTCTTTACGATCCTTTTAACTTTGAAACGCCGCTCCCCCAAACAGAAGCTGAATCTGATTACTATTAAATGTGGTTTTGAGAAAAATTCATAATATTTTTTTAATAATTAAAAAATCCCCAAGACTTTAGGTAGTCTTCTGGGGATTGTTAGTATTTAGACAAACTTTTTAAGAAGCTAAAGCAACTTCCACCATCTGCTGTAAGTCACCTTTTTGGTACATTTCAATTAAGATATCCGAGCCGCCGAGAAATTCACCATTAACATAAACCTGGGGAATTGTGGGCCAGTTGGAATACTCTTTGATTCCCTGCCGTATTTCATTGTCCGCCAAAATATCAACTGTTTCAAACGGTACTCCGAGGGTACTTAATATTTGCACAACATTATTAGAAAACCCACATTGAGGCATCAATTTGGAGCCTTTCATGAAGACGACAATTTTGTTTTGCTTAACCAAATTATCAATTTTTGTTTGTAATTCTGGAGTCATAGTTTTGTTTTTTTGCTTTGTAGGGCTTGTGTCCTCAGCAATCAAGCTTGAGGAATAGAAGTTTTTATTGCCAAAGCATGGATAGCTTCGGAAGACATAGCTTGATCCAACGCCTGATAAATTAACTGGTGCTGTTGCACCAATCCTTTACCGACAAATTGAGATGAAATCACTGTAACTTGATAGTGATCGCCACTACCTTTCAAGTCTTGTACTTCTACTTGAGCATCGGGAAGACGCACCTTAATCATTTCCTCAACTTGCTGCGGGCTAATCATTACAGTTCCTTAAATATATCGCTGCTCAATACTTTTTAATTTAACTACTTATTTGCGGAGTTGGCAGGGCGATCGCTACTAGGATTACTAGCACCGCCACTGGTGGGAAAAGGAGCATCTACAAATCCCAATTCAAACAACTGTTGATAAGCTTTTTTGCCTAAGTCTCGCGTCGGGTTTTGACTGCGGATAATTTGGACTAATAAAGGTACAGCCAATTCCGGCTGATTTTGCGCTCGATGCACCAAGGCTAGTTGATAGGTAGCGTCATCGCGCATTTGGGCGGTGTCTAAAGCTTTTTTGCGCTGGCTGTCTGCAAGTCGATTATCAATCCCAGAAAAGCTAGTAGCTAATTCTTGATAAAAATTCGATACTTGATTAAAAACCTGACGAGCATCTTGGAGTTTTTTAGCAGCTAAAGTATAGTTTTGGGCAGAAACGGCGGAATTTGCTTCACTCATCAAGCGCTGTCCTCCTTGTACGCTCAATACGCTATTATTTTGAGCATCAGGACTCAGAATATTTGGGCTTGTGGGATTGATTGGTTGCTGTGGTTTCACACTTTGAGCATTAGCTGGTACTAGCATAAATAAAACCAATACCGACGAAAAAAAACTTAAATGAGTGTAACGGGGCAAAAAGCGAACAGTTCCAGCAGATATCATGGCGTAACTGGGTACAGAGAGAACATCGAACTAATCAAAACTTTGGGTATCTTAACTCTCATTGGTATTTTTACCAAATTTGCTTTACCCGTTCAAAGTTTATGGACAGAAGACTCAATTAATTCCCTATTAGTTCCTCTCATGTTAGCAAAACCTTAAATTAAAGTTTTGAGAGCATTTTCTAAATCAATGGTTAATTGTTTCGCACTTTGCTTCACCGAACCTAAGTTATAGTCTGCCACTTTTAAGGGAGAGCCAATGCAAATAGAGACATCAGTACCCCACTGAGGATAACTTTGGCTATATTTAAGACCAATGGGGACAACTTGCACCCCAAGACCAGAATGGGTTGTTTCGGCGCTTACAGCTAAACGAGCAAGTCCGGGTTTGAGGGGATGAACCGCACCATCGCGAAAAATATTACCTTCAGGAAAAATCACTAGCATTTCTTGTTGCAACAGTACCTCAACGCCATGACGCAAAGTGCTAATGGACGGACGGTCGGTATTGACCGGGAAACCACCCAAGCGGCGCACAAACCAACCTTGAAGTCCTGATGCTTCGTTGGCGGACACCATAAAAGTTAAATCTCGCCCTGTTACAGGGCGACCAGTTACCGCCGGGACAACCACCGCATCCCAGCGAGAACGATGAGTTGGCGCAAGGATAACAGGTCCTGTAATTGGCAAATTTTCTTGTCCAGAAATCGCAATTTTGCCAAAATGCAACGGTAAAACAATCCGACACCCTAAAAAGTACGCCAACGGTGCTAACCAAGGGGAAACCCTGGAATTAATGGGCGTAGAAAGAGCAACTTCTTCAGTGCTAGTTTTTGGAGTGTTTAGAGATTGGGGTTCCATTTGCGTCATCATAATGGCTGCGGACTTACACTAGATTAATTTAAACGTAAATTTTCTAATAGTAATTGTCTCGATTAATGAGGACACTTTAAGAATTGGGAATGGGTAATTACTTAGACATTCTTTTTTGAGCAAACCATGCTTGCAGTTGCTGGCGACAGTTAGATTCTAAAATACCACCTAGTACCGCTAGGCGATGGTAAGAGCAAGGGCTATCGGGAATATTGATTACAGTGCGAATAGCGCCAGTTTTGGGGTCGTCTGCACCATAAACTAGCAACTTTATTCGTGCTTGGATAATCGCCCCCGCACACATTGGGCAAGGCTCTAAGGTGACGTAAAGCGTGCAGTCGTTGAGATGCCAAGAATGCACGTATTGACCAGCCAATCGTAAAGCGATAACTTCTGCGTGGGCTGTGGGGTCATTGTGCCGCTCTCGATAGTTTTGCGCCTCGGCGATCGCATTGCCCGTTTTATCCACCACAATCGCCCCTACAGGTACTTCTCCGGCATCGCCTGCAAGCTCGGCAAGAGAAACCGCCCGTTGCATCCAATATTTATGCTGTTCGTAAGGTGGGGCAATTTGACTCATGCGCTTTGAGCCAGTAAATTATCTAACTGATCTTGGGAATTAAGCTGATACAAATCGTCACAGCCGCCTGTATGTTGGTTATTAATAAATATCTGCGGGACGCTGCGTTTACCGTTAGAGCGTTCTGCCATTTTGGTTCTAGCTGCTTCATCGCCATCAATTTTGTACTCCGTAAAATTTACACCTTTCCACCACAACAGCAATTTGGCGCGGATGCAGTAAGGGCAAGTTTGCCAGGTGTAGATTTCTACATTGGCTTTGATGCGTTCGGGATGGCGGTTAAGAAAATCTAACATTGGTTTTAGGGGATGGGAAATATTTATATCTCAATAGTAGAAGCGATCGCTCTTTAACCAGAGCAAAATTACCTTAGCAGCAAAACTTAACACTGATTGAGGCAATACTTTTTATAAGAGGTATCCGCGCTTTGGTAGACTTGAAGACTGAAATCGCCAAACTTCATCGGTAGTTTAGAGGACAGACTTCGTGGAAAATACATTAGGGCTAGAGATCATCGAAGTAGTAGAGCAAGCAGCGATTGCTAGCGCTCGATGGATGGGTAAAGGTGAGAAAGATATTGCCGACCAAGTGGCTGTAGAAGCCATGCGCGAACGGATGAACAAAATCTATATGCGGGGTCGCATTGTAATTGGCGAAGGCGAACGCGATAATGCTCCCATGCTGTACATCGGCGAAGAAGTAGGTATTTGTACCCGCGAAGATGCTAAAGCATTCTGCAACCCAGATGAACTAATTGAAATTGACATTGCTGTTGACCCCTGCGAAGGAACTAACTTAGTTGCCTATGGTCAAAATGGTTCCATGGCAGTTTTGGCTATTGCCGAAAAAGGTGGCTTATTTGCCGCGCCAGATTTTTATATGCGAAAGTTGGCAGCACCTCCAGCAGCTAAAGGTCATGTAGATATCAATAAATCCGCCACTGATAACCTCAAAATTCTTTCTGAGTGTTTGAATCGTGCGGTAGAGGAATTAGTCGTAGTTGTGATGGATCGTCCCCGTCATGAAGGTTTAATTAAAGAAATCCGTGATGCAGGCGCTAGAGTTAGGCTAATTAGCGATGGCGACGTTTCTGCCGCTATCTGCTGCGCCTTTGCTGGGACTAATATTCATGCCCTTATGGGTATTGGTGCTGCTCCCGAAGGTGTAATTTCTGCCGCCGCAATGCGTTGTTTGGGCGGACACTTCCAGGGTCAATTGATCTACGATCCAGAAGTAGTTAAAACAGGTTTGATTGGTGAAAGTCGCGAAGGCAACTTAAATCGATTAAAGGAAATGGGTATTCATGACGCAGATAAGGTGTATAACGCTGACGAACTAGCTTCGGGCAATACCATATTGTTCGCTGCTTGCGGGATTACTCCTGGGACTTTGATGGAAGGTGTCCGCTTCTTTGGTGGCGGTGCTAGAACTCAAAGCTTGGTCATTTCTAACCAATCCCAAACAGCACGTTTTGTCGATACGATTCATCTATTCGATAACGTCAAATCGCTGCAACTACGGTAAGAGGTAAAAGGCTAGGTAGGCATGAGGACAATCTCATAGCTTCCTAGCCGACACTTGGAGGAGACTTGACATCCTCTCAGCGATAAATCGACTGAGATTCCCAAGCCTCACGACTTGAGTTTCTGTTTCTTTCCCTTTCGGGTATTTCGCAACTGCCTCCATGCTTAAAAAAGCACTTTCTGGTCTTATGTTCGCTCGGCAGACTTCGCCTTTCGGCTCCCGCAAGCCCTGCGGTAGTTGGCAAAAGAAGTCGTGGTTTTCAACCTCTTTTATGTATATTTCAACACATCTGTTATTAAGAGTCAAAGGGAATAAGTTCCCTCATGTCGCTTCCCTCTCAGCGCTAAAGCGACTGAGTTTCCCACATACCGCGAGGTTTTTATGAATATTGCTGTCGTGGGGTTAAGTCACAAGACTGCTCCGGTAGAAATTCGAGAAAAGTTAAGTATTCCAGAACCACAGATGGAAAGTGTGATGGCGCAACTCTGTAGTTATCCTCACATTGAGGAAGTGGCGATACTTAGCACTTGCAATCGTTTAGAAATATATATTGTTACTCACGAAACCGAGCAAGGGATTAGAGAAGTAAATCAGTTTTTATCAGAACATAGCAAATTGCCGATGTTGGGGTTGCGACAACATTTATTTGTGCTGCTTCACGAAGATGCTGTCATGCACTTGATGCGAGTAGCGGCGGGGTTGGATAGTTTGGTATTGGGAGAGGGGCAAATTCTTTCTCAAATCAAACAAACCCACAAATTAGGGCAGCAGTACAACGGCATTAAATCTATTCTTAATAAGCTATTTAAACAAGCAATTACGGCAGGTAAGCGCGTTCGTACCGAAACAAATATTGGTACGGGGGCGGTTTCTATCAGTTCGGCGGCGGTGGAACTTGCACAGATAAAGGTTCAAAACTTGGCGGCTTGTCGGGTGACAATTATCGGTGCGGGAAAGATGTCGCGGCTACTGGTACAGCATTTGTTGGCTAAAGGTGCGGTAGAAATTACAATTTTAAATCGATCGCGCGATCGGGCGGAAGAATTAGCCAAGCAATTTAGTCAAGTTACTTTGCAAATTCAACCGATTTCCGAAATGATGGCGCAAGTAGCAATGTCCGACTTAGTTTTTACAAGTACCAATGCCACTGAACCATTACTAGATCGCGCCAAACTAGAAGCAGCTTTAGAACCCAATCGTCCATTGATGATATTCGACATTTCCGTGCCGCGCAACGTACATGGAGACGCGAAAGAGCTAGAAAATGTCCAAGCATTCAACGTGGACGATTTGAAGGCTGTAGTCGCCCAAAATCACGCCAGCCGTCGCAAGATGGCAATGGAGGCGGAGAAGTTGTTAGAGGAAGAAGTAGTAATTTTTGATAGTTGGTGGCGCAGTTTAGAAACGGTTTCAACAATTAGGTCTTTGTGGGATAAAGCCGAAGCTATCCGCGAACAAGAGTTAGAAAAAGCTTTGTCTCGCCTAGGTTCGG from Synechocystis sp. PCC 7509 includes these protein-coding regions:
- a CDS encoding glutamyl-tRNA reductase, with the translated sequence MNIAVVGLSHKTAPVEIREKLSIPEPQMESVMAQLCSYPHIEEVAILSTCNRLEIYIVTHETEQGIREVNQFLSEHSKLPMLGLRQHLFVLLHEDAVMHLMRVAAGLDSLVLGEGQILSQIKQTHKLGQQYNGIKSILNKLFKQAITAGKRVRTETNIGTGAVSISSAAVELAQIKVQNLAACRVTIIGAGKMSRLLVQHLLAKGAVEITILNRSRDRAEELAKQFSQVTLQIQPISEMMAQVAMSDLVFTSTNATEPLLDRAKLEAALEPNRPLMIFDISVPRNVHGDAKELENVQAFNVDDLKAVVAQNHASRRKMAMEAEKLLEEEVVIFDSWWRSLETVSTIRSLWDKAEAIREQELEKALSRLGSEFAEKHQEVVEALTRGIVNKILHDPMVQLRAEQDIEARRRCMQSLQMLFNLDVREAI